The following coding sequences lie in one Mucilaginibacter sp. KACC 22773 genomic window:
- a CDS encoding ligase-associated DNA damage response DEXH box helicase gives MSTKGRQVIQHWYKQKNWQQFPFQQEMEAAYLGGYSGLLNAPTGSGKTFALFLPFLVDFINKHPDTYTTQKNNGLLMLWITPLRALTNDIRKAMQEACDEMGLPWHIATRTGDTSAAEKAALKRKLPEVLLTTPESLHLMLAQKDYPKLFNNLQVVVIDEWHELLGTKRGVQVELGLSKLKVLSPKSEVLSQVPEKDLGLMAQNLRLKIWGISATIGNLEQAAEVLLGNDFPADQIRMVRANLEKKLDIQSIIPDNVENYSWAGHIGLKLLPQVMEIVAKSKTTLIFTNTRSQSEIWYHAILDNYPEYAGIMAMHHGSLDNELRNWVEQALHAEALKLVVCTSSLDLGVDFRPVDCVIQVGSPKGVARFMQRAGRSGHHPGAVSRAYFVPTHSLELLEGAALKAAIKRGIFESRDPMLLTMDVLIQYMVTLAVSDGFRADELFNEVKGTYAFADLTRNEFGQLLEFITTGGKTLAQYDEFLKVEIENGLYKVNSRRVAMRHRLSIGTITSELSIRVKWLSGGSLGTIEESFVSKLKPGNTFWFAGRSLEFIRVKEMAAFVKKSNSTKGLIPSWNGGRMPLSSQLAAVFRDKLDEVAHGIEKDVEVIALKPLFKLQQELSHLPQSHEFLIESFKSREGHHLLFYPFEGRLVHEGMASLLAFRISKIRNASFSIAMNDYGFELLTDEDVPIEDVLEDVSFFSIDNLIDDIQHSLNANEMARRRFRDIAHIGGLVFTGYPGQQVKNKHLQASTSLLFEVFTEYEPDNLLVRQAYNEALAFQLEEFRLRAALQRIATQTIILKTIERPTPFAFPIMVDSLGREKLTTETMEERIAKMARRYGAEGVGEVDETRKNRKPGITRKKGF, from the coding sequence ATGAGTACAAAAGGCCGGCAGGTTATACAGCATTGGTACAAGCAAAAAAACTGGCAACAGTTCCCCTTTCAGCAGGAAATGGAAGCGGCCTACCTGGGGGGCTACTCCGGCTTACTTAACGCACCTACGGGGAGCGGTAAAACCTTTGCCTTGTTTTTGCCCTTCCTGGTCGATTTTATTAACAAGCACCCGGATACTTACACCACGCAAAAAAACAACGGCTTGCTCATGCTATGGATTACCCCATTGCGTGCACTCACCAACGATATTCGCAAAGCCATGCAGGAAGCCTGCGACGAAATGGGCCTGCCCTGGCACATAGCCACCCGCACAGGTGACACATCTGCGGCAGAAAAAGCCGCACTGAAACGAAAATTGCCCGAGGTGCTGCTTACCACCCCCGAAAGCCTGCACCTGATGCTGGCCCAAAAAGACTACCCCAAATTGTTCAACAACCTGCAGGTGGTAGTTATTGACGAGTGGCACGAACTCCTGGGCACCAAACGCGGTGTGCAGGTGGAGCTGGGATTGTCTAAGTTGAAAGTCTTAAGTCCGAAGTCTGAAGTCTTGAGTCAGGTCCCCGAAAAAGACTTAGGACTTATGGCTCAGAACTTAAGACTCAAAATCTGGGGCATCAGCGCAACCATAGGTAACCTGGAGCAGGCGGCCGAAGTTTTGCTGGGCAATGACTTCCCGGCAGATCAGATCAGGATGGTGCGGGCCAACCTGGAGAAGAAGTTGGATATCCAGTCCATCATCCCCGATAATGTGGAGAATTACTCATGGGCAGGCCATATTGGTTTAAAGTTGCTGCCGCAAGTGATGGAGATTGTGGCCAAAAGCAAAACCACGCTGATATTCACCAACACGCGGTCGCAATCCGAGATCTGGTACCATGCTATTTTAGATAATTACCCGGAGTATGCCGGCATTATGGCCATGCACCATGGCTCGTTAGATAACGAGCTGCGCAACTGGGTAGAACAGGCCCTGCATGCCGAGGCCCTGAAACTCGTAGTGTGCACATCCAGCCTCGATCTTGGCGTCGATTTTAGGCCGGTTGATTGCGTAATACAGGTGGGCAGCCCCAAAGGTGTTGCCCGTTTTATGCAGCGCGCCGGGCGAAGCGGCCACCATCCGGGTGCGGTATCACGGGCGTATTTTGTGCCCACGCACTCGTTGGAATTGCTGGAAGGGGCCGCGCTTAAAGCCGCCATTAAACGCGGCATATTTGAAAGCCGCGACCCTATGCTGCTTACCATGGATGTGCTCATCCAATACATGGTTACATTGGCCGTATCCGACGGTTTTAGGGCCGATGAGCTGTTTAACGAGGTAAAGGGTACCTACGCCTTTGCCGACCTCACCCGCAACGAATTTGGCCAGCTGCTGGAGTTTATAACCACCGGCGGCAAAACACTGGCGCAATACGATGAATTTTTAAAGGTAGAAATAGAGAACGGCCTGTACAAAGTAAACAGCCGCCGGGTGGCCATGCGGCACCGCCTGAGTATAGGCACCATAACCAGCGAACTGAGCATCCGGGTAAAATGGCTGAGCGGCGGCAGCCTGGGCACCATCGAAGAATCCTTCGTATCCAAGCTTAAGCCAGGCAATACCTTCTGGTTTGCAGGCCGTAGCCTGGAGTTTATCCGGGTAAAGGAAATGGCGGCCTTTGTCAAAAAATCAAACTCCACTAAGGGTTTAATACCGAGCTGGAATGGCGGGCGCATGCCTCTGTCGTCACAACTGGCTGCCGTATTCAGGGATAAGCTGGACGAGGTGGCGCATGGTATCGAAAAAGATGTTGAAGTCATCGCCCTGAAACCTTTATTCAAGTTGCAGCAGGAATTATCGCACCTGCCCCAGAGCCACGAGTTTTTGATCGAGTCGTTTAAATCCCGCGAAGGGCACCACCTGTTGTTTTATCCCTTTGAAGGGCGGCTGGTACACGAGGGGATGGCGTCATTGCTGGCCTTCAGGATCAGTAAAATCAGGAATGCCAGTTTCAGCATCGCCATGAACGATTATGGTTTCGAACTGCTTACCGACGAGGACGTACCCATTGAGGACGTGCTGGAAGACGTCAGCTTTTTTTCGATAGATAACCTCATTGATGACATCCAGCATAGCCTGAACGCCAATGAAATGGCCCGCAGGCGGTTCAGGGATATAGCCCATATTGGGGGGCTGGTGTTTACCGGTTATCCCGGGCAGCAGGTGAAGAATAAGCATTTGCAGGCATCAACCTCCTTATTGTTCGAGGTGTTTACCGAGTACGAGCCGGATAACCTGCTGGTGCGCCAGGCATATAACGAGGCTTTGGCTTTCCAGCTGGAGGAGTTTAGGCTGCGTGCAGCTTTACAACGGATAGCCACCCAAACCATCATCCTGAAAACCATTGAGCGGCCTACGCCATTT
- a CDS encoding M16 family metallopeptidase produces MNLNKQLSVAALAFLIASGSAFAQVKKKPAPSPKSKPVASQLLAKADVLPIDNKVIIGKLPNGLTYYIRQNVEPKNKAELYLVNKVGSVLETDDQQGLAHFTEHMAFNGTRDFPKNQMVDYLQKSGVKFGADLNAYTSFNETVYQLPIPTDTAAIFNNGFKILANWAGYVSFDPAEIDKERGVVLEEQRLRGKNAQERLQQQILPVLLNNSRYALRLPIGKEDILKNFKPETIKSFYHDWYRPDLQAVIAVGDFDPKHVEELIKQNFSGLQNPTAEKPRTKYTVPATPGTAVKIATDKEFPYTLAEIIVKHPGTTVKNTVDYMQSVRIRLFNQMLNARLGELLQKPNPPFLFGRSSYGGFLGEQDAFTSIAVAKTPAELEGAIKAVVAETERARKFGFTLTELERAKQDALVQMGNAYKERDKTRSANFVREYQQHFLEGEAIPGIEYEYNYYVNNINKITVDQMNALAGKFIGDQNRAVIVEAPEKDKATLPTEATLLQWISAAGQGVTAYVDNVSSEPLLSKLPEGTKVVNTVVDSLIGTTTLTLGNGLKVILKPTDYKNDQILINGYAFGGSSLASDDDFTSANLASSIISSSGIAQFNQGMLDKKMAGKNVSITPYISEFAQGISGNSSPADFETALQLIYLYFTQPRKDNDIWQSTIAQTKSVLANRGLDPPSVFQDTVSATLSNHNFRGMVTTPERLSKASLDKAYSFYKARFADASNFTFTLVGNFDVETVKPYLEHYLGGLPSTNSKETYKNLNIQPPAGEITKIVNKGEAEKSSVQLVFSGDYEYNDANNIQMDALEEVLNIKLIERLREQESGVYAPGVRAGYHKTPSGRYSITVYFGCAPANVDKMIASTLDEIAKLKQNGAQATDIQKFVAEEARSTREQMKENVFWAGYLASSSQNGENPDQILQHVGNLEQVTVQSTKDAANKYLSGKNFIKLILLPEKK; encoded by the coding sequence ATGAATTTAAACAAACAGCTTTCTGTAGCCGCTTTAGCTTTCCTTATAGCTTCAGGAAGTGCTTTTGCACAAGTTAAAAAAAAGCCGGCACCATCGCCTAAAAGCAAACCGGTAGCATCGCAATTGCTTGCAAAAGCAGATGTATTGCCTATAGATAATAAAGTAATTATTGGAAAACTGCCCAACGGCCTAACTTATTACATCAGGCAAAACGTTGAACCTAAAAACAAAGCAGAACTTTACCTGGTAAACAAGGTAGGGTCTGTTTTAGAAACCGACGATCAGCAAGGCCTTGCCCACTTTACCGAGCACATGGCCTTTAACGGCACCCGCGATTTCCCTAAAAACCAAATGGTTGATTACCTGCAAAAATCAGGCGTGAAATTTGGCGCCGATTTAAATGCCTACACCTCATTTAACGAAACCGTTTATCAGCTACCCATTCCTACCGATACGGCAGCTATTTTTAATAATGGCTTTAAAATATTGGCCAACTGGGCGGGCTACGTAAGCTTCGACCCTGCTGAAATTGATAAAGAACGCGGTGTTGTTTTAGAAGAGCAGCGGCTACGCGGCAAAAACGCGCAGGAGCGTTTGCAACAGCAGATATTACCGGTGTTGCTTAATAATTCCCGCTACGCCTTGCGTTTGCCTATAGGTAAAGAAGATATCCTTAAAAACTTTAAACCCGAGACAATAAAAAGCTTTTACCATGATTGGTACCGCCCGGATTTACAGGCTGTAATTGCTGTAGGAGACTTTGATCCGAAACATGTTGAAGAACTGATAAAACAAAACTTCTCGGGCCTGCAAAACCCAACTGCCGAAAAACCACGCACAAAGTATACCGTACCCGCTACACCGGGTACCGCTGTTAAAATAGCTACAGACAAGGAATTCCCTTACACGCTGGCCGAAATCATTGTAAAACATCCTGGCACAACGGTTAAAAACACAGTTGACTATATGCAGAGTGTCAGGATCCGGTTATTTAACCAGATGCTGAATGCCCGTTTAGGCGAATTGCTGCAAAAACCAAATCCACCGTTTTTGTTTGGCCGCTCAAGCTATGGTGGCTTTTTGGGCGAACAGGATGCCTTTACTTCAATTGCTGTTGCAAAAACGCCTGCCGAGTTAGAAGGCGCCATTAAAGCCGTTGTTGCCGAAACAGAACGCGCCCGCAAGTTTGGCTTTACCCTTACTGAGTTGGAACGCGCCAAGCAGGATGCGCTGGTGCAAATGGGTAATGCCTATAAAGAGCGCGATAAAACACGGTCAGCAAATTTTGTACGTGAGTATCAGCAACACTTTTTAGAAGGCGAAGCAATCCCCGGTATTGAGTATGAATACAATTATTATGTAAACAATATTAACAAGATCACGGTAGACCAGATGAATGCTTTGGCCGGTAAATTTATTGGCGACCAAAACAGGGCTGTGATTGTTGAAGCCCCCGAAAAAGACAAAGCTACCTTACCAACCGAAGCCACATTACTGCAATGGATAAGTGCGGCAGGACAAGGTGTTACTGCCTATGTTGACAATGTATCATCGGAGCCTTTGTTGAGTAAATTACCAGAGGGCACCAAAGTTGTGAATACAGTTGTCGATTCGTTAATTGGTACTACTACTTTAACCCTTGGTAATGGGCTTAAAGTGATATTAAAACCGACCGATTATAAAAACGACCAGATCCTGATTAACGGCTATGCCTTTGGTGGCTCGTCGTTAGCAAGCGATGATGATTTTACATCGGCTAATTTGGCTTCGTCTATCATTAGCAGCAGCGGTATTGCGCAGTTTAACCAGGGTATGCTCGATAAAAAAATGGCCGGCAAAAATGTGAGCATCACCCCTTACATCAGCGAGTTTGCCCAGGGTATTTCGGGTAACTCTTCTCCTGCCGATTTTGAAACGGCGCTGCAGTTAATTTACCTGTATTTTACCCAGCCGCGTAAGGATAACGATATCTGGCAATCAACAATTGCCCAAACAAAATCTGTATTGGCCAACAGGGGCCTCGATCCGCCGAGCGTGTTCCAGGACACGGTATCAGCAACATTAAGCAACCACAATTTCAGGGGAATGGTTACCACGCCCGAAAGGCTGAGCAAAGCATCGTTGGATAAGGCCTACAGCTTTTATAAAGCCAGGTTTGCCGATGCAAGCAATTTTACCTTCACCCTGGTAGGTAATTTTGATGTGGAAACGGTAAAACCATACCTGGAGCACTATTTAGGAGGTTTGCCATCAACCAATAGTAAAGAAACCTACAAGAATTTGAACATTCAACCTCCGGCCGGCGAAATCACCAAAATAGTTAATAAGGGTGAAGCCGAGAAGAGCAGCGTACAACTGGTGTTTAGCGGAGATTATGAGTATAACGATGCCAATAACATCCAAATGGATGCGTTGGAAGAAGTATTAAATATTAAATTGATTGAACGCCTGCGCGAGCAGGAAAGCGGTGTTTACGCTCCTGGCGTAAGGGCCGGTTACCACAAAACGCCAAGCGGCAGGTATAGCATCACCGTTTATTTTGGATGTGCGCCAGCGAATGTAGACAAAATGATAGCCTCTACCCTGGATGAGATAGCCAAGCTTAAACAAAATGGTGCCCAGGCAACCGATATCCAGAAGTTTGTAGCCGAAGAAGCCCGCAGCACACGCGAGCAAATGAAAGAAAATGTTTTTTGGGCTGGATACCTGGCATCATCGTCACAAAATGGCGAAAACCCGGATCAAATTTTGCAACACGTAGGTAACCTTGAACAGGTAACCGTACAAAGCACCAAAGATGCCGCCAACAAATACTTAAGCGGCAAAAACTTTATCAAATTGATTTTACTGCCCGAGAAGAAATAA
- a CDS encoding DUF2059 domain-containing protein produces the protein MKFKPTLIALMGILLFCITNAKAQTTTPSFSASQLKAAENFLIATGINSQFGGIVDNMINTSSAQVPEAQRGEFVKVMKRFMVKYYSWDVLKTEFAKIYAVEYTEDELNQLTAFYNSPLGKKLSAKTPILMQKGMALGQKTIADHRPELEQMMQDAFAKKEAPAARQ, from the coding sequence ATGAAATTTAAACCAACCCTTATCGCCTTAATGGGCATTTTGCTCTTCTGCATCACCAACGCAAAGGCACAAACCACCACTCCATCCTTCAGTGCATCGCAATTAAAAGCGGCCGAAAACTTTTTAATAGCCACCGGTATAAACAGCCAATTTGGAGGCATTGTTGATAATATGATAAATACATCAAGCGCCCAGGTTCCTGAAGCGCAACGAGGCGAATTTGTAAAGGTAATGAAGCGCTTTATGGTCAAATATTATTCGTGGGATGTATTAAAAACAGAGTTTGCAAAAATATACGCTGTAGAGTATACCGAAGATGAACTCAATCAATTAACGGCATTTTATAATTCGCCGCTTGGCAAAAAGTTAAGCGCAAAAACTCCAATTTTAATGCAAAAGGGCATGGCCTTAGGACAAAAAACCATAGCCGACCACAGGCCCGAGCTGGAGCAAATGATGCAAGACGCATTTGCGAAAAAAGAAGCACCCGCGGCCAGGCAATAA
- a CDS encoding acyltransferase family protein, whose amino-acid sequence MIPQEKKPRLLSLDVMRGVTIAAMILVNDPGDWGHIYAPLEHSKWNGCTPTDLVFPFFLFMVGVSVTYAMESRKATVSHSKLILKALQRTAILIAIPWITQLIFHWDRGFSHLRFPGVLPRIALVYFICTIIYLKTSQKTRDWIFAGALIGYFIIMTFIPVPGVGYANLEPATNMGAWIDRLVFTTNHLWSESHTWDPEGLLGTLPAVATGLFGIRIGTWLKRKDVDDNVKVSWMFTYGVIAVVAGLIWDLFFPINKALWTSSFVLYTGGLATIALALSYWLIDVQGRKRFTYPFVVFGANAITAYVLSGFIPHYMNMIKIGGLSIYQTFFAPHFSPLNASLASAIFTVIILWLVMWILYLRKIIIKI is encoded by the coding sequence ATGATTCCACAGGAAAAAAAACCAAGACTCCTTTCCCTCGACGTAATGCGTGGGGTCACAATTGCCGCCATGATACTCGTGAACGACCCAGGCGATTGGGGGCATATCTATGCACCACTTGAACATTCCAAATGGAATGGCTGTACGCCTACAGACCTGGTGTTTCCATTCTTTTTGTTTATGGTTGGGGTATCGGTTACCTATGCTATGGAAAGCAGGAAAGCTACTGTTTCTCATTCCAAACTAATTCTTAAAGCCCTGCAACGCACCGCTATCTTAATTGCCATCCCCTGGATAACACAATTGATATTTCATTGGGATCGCGGCTTTTCGCATTTAAGGTTTCCCGGCGTATTGCCACGTATTGCCCTGGTTTATTTTATTTGTACCATCATCTATCTAAAAACGTCACAAAAAACACGCGACTGGATTTTTGCCGGTGCGTTGATTGGTTATTTTATCATCATGACGTTTATCCCCGTTCCGGGTGTAGGCTATGCCAACCTGGAACCGGCCACTAACATGGGAGCCTGGATAGACAGGTTGGTTTTTACCACCAATCACCTCTGGAGCGAATCGCACACCTGGGACCCCGAAGGCTTATTGGGCACCTTACCTGCTGTGGCGACCGGGTTGTTCGGTATAAGGATAGGCACCTGGCTGAAGCGGAAAGATGTAGATGACAATGTTAAGGTAAGCTGGATGTTTACCTACGGCGTTATCGCCGTTGTTGCCGGGCTGATATGGGATTTGTTTTTCCCCATTAATAAAGCCTTGTGGACAAGCTCTTTTGTGCTTTATACCGGCGGATTGGCCACCATTGCGCTCGCCCTAAGCTACTGGCTTATTGATGTGCAGGGGCGTAAACGGTTTACTTATCCTTTCGTAGTTTTTGGGGCCAACGCCATTACGGCATATGTACTTTCGGGTTTTATTCCACATTATATGAACATGATAAAAATTGGCGGCTTATCTATTTATCAAACCTTTTTTGCACCCCATTTCTCGCCCCTGAACGCCTCATTGGCAAGCGCCATATTTACAGTTATTATATTATGGCTGGTGATGTGGATATTGTATCTTCGAAAAATAATTATCAAAATATAG
- a CDS encoding four helix bundle protein gives MQKFKDLILWKEAHQLTIKVYEVSKKFPKEELFGVTSQLRRTATSISCNIAEGCGRYTSKDFANFLQISLGSTNETDYLTILAEDLNYLSEGDFDILQEKINKVMAMNINLPEKVRNKNV, from the coding sequence ATGCAGAAATTTAAGGACTTAATCTTATGGAAGGAAGCCCATCAGCTTACCATTAAGGTTTATGAGGTATCCAAAAAATTCCCAAAGGAAGAGTTGTTTGGTGTTACGTCTCAATTAAGGCGGACGGCAACATCGATATCTTGCAATATAGCAGAAGGTTGCGGTCGATATACTTCTAAAGATTTTGCCAATTTCCTTCAAATTTCGTTGGGGTCGACTAACGAAACGGATTATTTAACAATATTGGCAGAAGATCTAAACTATCTTTCCGAAGGCGATTTTGACATATTACAGGAAAAAATCAACAAGGTAATGGCAATGAATATCAACTTACCCGAAAAAGTAAGAAACAAAAACGTATAA
- a CDS encoding anhydro-N-acetylmuramic acid kinase: MLPLNQNLQKLFDVAQKPVKTGIGLMSGTSLDGLDIALSSFTGNGLQTQFELLQFITIPYPESFKAEVQQVFAQKTIDLEKLTLLNAFIGNYHGQLVLQALSEWNIEPNTVDFIASHGQTIYHAPKRLHKQPGYPNATLQIGDGDHLAVKTGILTISDFRQKHIAAGGEGAPLALYGDVLLGSKAGEERVLLNIGGIANLTYLPADSDASKVLCTDIGPGNTLIDAACRKYFNKAFDEDSAIANSGKVNEDLLTTLLSHPFFDEAAPKTTGPELFNLAFVENAQQWSQTKELPHEDLVSTLSAFTAASVINFIKYNIGADDLKIFVSGGGARNPFVIARLRQVFANIKDTGSLGINPDAKEAILFALLGNEALCGEPIAIGNNPKVLMGKFSFAP; the protein is encoded by the coding sequence ATGTTACCGTTAAACCAAAATCTGCAAAAGCTTTTTGATGTCGCACAAAAGCCTGTCAAAACCGGCATTGGCTTAATGTCGGGCACATCATTAGATGGGCTGGATATCGCTTTAAGCAGTTTTACGGGCAATGGCTTACAAACCCAGTTTGAATTGCTACAATTCATCACGATACCATATCCCGAAAGTTTTAAAGCAGAAGTGCAGCAGGTATTCGCCCAAAAAACAATAGACCTGGAGAAACTGACTTTACTAAATGCCTTCATCGGCAACTATCATGGACAACTGGTGCTTCAGGCGCTCTCTGAATGGAATATTGAACCAAATACAGTTGATTTTATTGCCAGCCATGGCCAAACTATTTACCATGCACCAAAACGGTTACATAAGCAGCCGGGGTATCCGAATGCTACATTACAAATTGGTGATGGCGACCACCTGGCAGTAAAAACCGGGATATTGACCATAAGCGATTTCAGGCAAAAACATATTGCCGCAGGCGGAGAAGGCGCACCGCTGGCCCTATATGGAGATGTACTATTGGGCAGTAAAGCCGGCGAAGAACGGGTTTTGCTCAATATTGGCGGCATTGCCAACCTTACTTATTTACCAGCTGATAGCGATGCAAGCAAAGTTTTATGTACAGATATCGGCCCCGGTAATACATTGATTGATGCGGCCTGCCGCAAGTATTTTAACAAAGCTTTCGACGAGGATTCTGCTATTGCCAACAGCGGTAAAGTAAATGAGGATTTGCTTACCACCCTGCTAAGCCACCCGTTTTTTGACGAGGCCGCGCCGAAAACTACGGGGCCGGAATTGTTTAACCTGGCATTTGTTGAAAATGCGCAACAATGGTCACAAACAAAGGAGCTGCCACACGAAGATCTGGTAAGTACATTAAGCGCTTTTACAGCTGCATCCGTCATCAATTTTATCAAATACAATATCGGGGCTGATGATCTGAAAATATTTGTAAGCGGCGGCGGAGCAAGAAACCCCTTTGTGATAGCCCGGTTGAGGCAGGTGTTTGCAAACATTAAAGATACCGGCAGTTTGGGGATCAACCCGGATGCCAAAGAGGCGATATTGTTTGCATTATTGGGCAATGAAGCTTTATGCGGCGAACCCATCGCTATAGGTAACAATCCAAAGGTATTGATGGGGAAATTCAGTTTTGCCCCATAA
- the nagB gene encoding glucosamine-6-phosphate deaminase → MARLNLLEETRYEKLPVSVYGNQQEASIAVAGRIAKLIRDKQAKGEQAVLGLATGVTPIRVYAELVRLHKEEGLSFKDVITFNLDEYYPMKPDAAQSYVTFMYENLFSHVDIDKANVHIPDGTLDKEDVVAFCLDYEKQIEELGGLDLQILGIGRTGHIGFNEPGSAPNSGTRLVTLDDLTRSDAARDFGGKANVPTKAITMGIGTIFKAREIILMAWSAKKAPIVKKAVEGEISGEVPATYLQLSEHVEFVLDEAAASELTRFDTPWLVKDCSWDDNTLKKKAVIWLADTIGKPVLKLTEEDYNNHGMAQLAVEQGPVYNINIDIFNQIQHTITGWPGGKPNADDSQRPERALPAKKRSVIFSPHPDDDVISMGGTFIRLVDQGHDVHVAYQTSGNTAVWDDDVLRYMEFAIDFTNSIGEDSAHLTSLYEEMRAFFPQKQPNQIDTREIRNVKGFIRKTEAISGARYAGLPDDHIHFMALPFYETGKTKKNTVGEEDIQLTIDLLQKIKPHQIFAAGDFADPNGTHLVCFNIILAALDRLKATEEWVKDCWLWMYRGAWHEFETYEIEMAVPLSPQEVIRKRNAIFKHQSQKDRPVFPGDDAREFWVRAEDRTRDTAQKYDRLGLAEYEAMEGFKRYKF, encoded by the coding sequence ATGGCCCGATTAAATTTATTGGAAGAGACCCGGTACGAGAAGCTACCGGTAAGCGTTTATGGCAACCAGCAGGAGGCATCCATTGCCGTAGCAGGCAGGATAGCCAAACTTATCCGCGATAAGCAGGCAAAAGGCGAGCAGGCAGTGCTTGGCCTGGCAACAGGTGTTACCCCCATCCGTGTTTATGCCGAACTGGTACGCTTACATAAGGAAGAAGGCTTGTCGTTTAAAGATGTCATCACCTTTAATTTGGATGAGTACTATCCCATGAAGCCCGATGCCGCCCAAAGCTATGTTACTTTCATGTATGAGAACCTTTTCAGTCATGTTGATATTGATAAAGCTAATGTGCACATACCCGATGGTACTTTGGATAAAGAAGACGTGGTAGCTTTCTGCCTGGACTATGAAAAGCAAATTGAAGAATTAGGCGGTTTAGACCTGCAAATATTAGGTATCGGCCGTACCGGCCACATCGGATTTAACGAGCCGGGCTCTGCACCGAACTCGGGTACCCGTTTGGTTACCCTGGATGATTTGACCCGCAGTGATGCCGCCCGTGATTTTGGCGGCAAGGCCAATGTGCCCACCAAAGCCATCACCATGGGTATTGGCACCATTTTTAAAGCAAGAGAAATTATCCTGATGGCCTGGAGCGCCAAAAAAGCCCCGATTGTAAAAAAAGCTGTTGAAGGCGAAATATCAGGCGAAGTTCCTGCTACCTACCTGCAATTATCAGAGCATGTTGAATTTGTGCTTGACGAAGCGGCAGCATCTGAATTAACCCGCTTTGATACCCCCTGGCTGGTAAAAGATTGTTCATGGGATGATAATACGCTGAAAAAGAAAGCCGTGATCTGGCTGGCTGATACCATTGGCAAACCGGTATTAAAACTTACCGAAGAAGACTATAACAACCACGGTATGGCGCAGCTTGCTGTAGAACAAGGCCCTGTTTATAACATCAATATTGATATTTTTAACCAGATACAGCATACCATTACCGGCTGGCCGGGCGGCAAACCCAATGCAGATGACTCACAACGGCCAGAAAGGGCTTTACCGGCAAAAAAACGCTCGGTTATCTTTTCTCCACATCCGGATGATGATGTGATCTCGATGGGTGGTACCTTCATTCGCCTGGTTGACCAGGGGCATGATGTGCATGTTGCCTACCAAACATCGGGCAATACCGCAGTTTGGGATGATGATGTGCTGCGTTACATGGAGTTCGCCATCGATTTTACCAACAGCATTGGTGAGGACAGTGCACACCTGACTTCGTTATACGAAGAAATGCGTGCCTTCTTCCCGCAAAAACAACCCAACCAGATTGATACCCGTGAGATACGGAATGTAAAAGGTTTTATCCGCAAAACAGAAGCCATCTCAGGCGCCCGTTATGCCGGCTTGCCCGACGATCATATCCACTTTATGGCTTTGCCTTTTTACGAAACAGGTAAAACCAAAAAGAACACCGTTGGCGAGGAAGATATCCAGCTGACCATCGACCTGTTACAAAAAATAAAGCCACACCAGATTTTTGCTGCCGGCGATTTTGCTGACCCGAACGGAACCCACCTGGTTTGCTTTAACATTATTTTAGCTGCTCTTGATCGCCTGAAAGCCACCGAAGAGTGGGTAAAAGACTGCTGGTTATGGATGTACCGCGGTGCATGGCACGAATTTGAAACTTACGAAATTGAAATGGCCGTGCCATTATCTCCGCAAGAGGTAATTCGTAAACGCAATGCTATCTTCAAACACCAATCGCAAAAAGACAGGCCTGTATTCCCTGGTGATGATGCCCGCGAATTCTGGGTACGTGCCGAAGACAGGACACGAGACACCGCGCAGAAATATGATCGCCTGGGTTTAGCGGAGTATGAAGCCATGGAAGGTTTTAAGCGTTATAAGTTTTGA